From the Pseudomonas monsensis genome, the window GATTCGAGCATCGGTGGATTCCTTTTCTGCTGTGTCAGGGAAGATCTGTGGCGCTGTCATCGCTGGCAAGCCAGCTCCCACAGGGTTCTCGGGTGCACATCACATTTGTGAACAACCAAAAAACCTGTGGGAGCTGGCTTGCCAGCGATGGGGCCAATGAAGGCAACGCTCATTCCGGATCAGAAGAAGCTCAACCCCACATGAAACAGCTTCTCCACATCGCGAATATGCTTTTTATCCACAAGGAACAGGATCACATGGTCGCCCGCTTCGATCACCGTGTCATCGTGGGCGATGATCACCTGTTCGTTGCGGATGACCGCGCCGATGGTGGTGCCCGGTGGCAGGCCGATCTTCTCGATCGGTTTGCCAATTACCTTGCTCGACTTCGCATCACCGTGGGCAATCGCCTCGATGGCTTCCGCAGCACCGCGACGCAGTGAGTGCACACTGACGATATCGCCACGGCGCACGTGCGCCAGCAAGGTGCCGATGGTCGCAAGCTGCGGGCTGATGGCGATGTCGATGTCGCCGCCCTGAATCAGATCGACGTAGGCCGGATTGTTGATGATCGTCATCACCTTCTTCGCCCCCAGCCGTTTGGCCAGCAACGACGACATGATGTTGGCTTCGTCATCGTTGGTCAGCGCGAGGAAAATGTCGGCGTCGGCGATGTTCTCTTCCAGCAGCAGGTCGCGGTCGGAAGCGCTGCCCTGCAACACCACGGTGCTGTCGAGGGTGTCGGAGAGATAGCGGCAACGTGCCGGGCTCATCTCGATGATCTTCACCTGATAACGGCTTTCGATGGCCTCGGCCAGGCGTTCGCCAATCTGCCCGCCGCCAGCAATGACAATGCGTTTGTAGGTTTCGTCGAGGCGGCGCATTTCGCTCATGACCGCGCGAATATTCTCACGGGCGGCGATGAAGAAGACTTCATCATCCGCTTCGATCACCGTGTCGCCTTGCGGCAGGATCGGTCGGTCACGGCGGAAAATCGCTGCCACGCGAGTCTCGACATTTGGCATGTGCTCGCGCAACTGCCGCAGTTGCTGACCCACCAACGGCCCGCCGTAATAGGCGCGCACTGCCACCAGTTGCGCCGCGCCTTCGGCGAAGTCGATCACCTGTAACGCACCGGGGTGCTGGATCAGGCGCTTGATGTAGTTAGTCACCACTTGCTCGGGGCTGATCAGCACGTCGACCGGGATCGCTTCGTTCTGGAACAACTGCTCCTCGCGATTGAGGTAGGACGCTTCGCGCACCCGGGCGATCTTGGTCGGGGTGTGGAACAACGTGTGGGCAACCTGGCAGGCGACCATGTTGGTCTCGTCGCTGTTGGTCACCGCCACCAGCATGTCGGCATCGTCGGCGCCGGCCTGACGCAGCACCGACGGCAGCGAGCCCCGGCCCTGCACGGTGCGGATGTCGAGGCGGTCGCCGAGGTCGCGCAGGCGCTCGCCGTCAGTGTCGACCACCGTGATGTCGTTGGCCTCGCTGGCCAAATGCTCGGCCAGCGAACCGCCGACCTGTCCCGCACCGAGGATGATGATTTTCATCCAGTCACTCCGTTGAATCCGTTTAGCCGCGCGCGGCAGCGATCTTGATCAGCTTGGCGTAGTAGAACCCGTCATGCCCACCCTGTTGGGCCAGCAATTGGCGACCATGGGGCTGTTTGATCCCGGCCGAGGTGGCCAGATCCAGTTCGCGGGCACCGGGCGTGCGCTCGAGGAACGCAGCGATGACTTCGGTGTTCTCGGTCGGCAAGGTCGAGCAGGTGGCGTACAGCAGGATGCCGCCGACTTCGAGGGTTTTCCACATGGCGTCGAGCAGTTCGCCTTGCAGTTGCGCGAGGGCGACGATGTCATCTGGCTGACGGGTCAGCTTGATGTCCGGGTGGCGGCGGATCACCCCGGTCGCCGAGCATGGCGCGTCGAGCAGGATGCGCTGGAACGGTTTGCCGTCCCACCATTTCGCCGTATCGCGGCCGTCGGCGGCGATCAGTTCGGCGTTTAGACCGAGGCGTTCAAGGTTTTCCTTAACGCGCACCAGACGCTTGGCTTCCAGATCCACCGCGACCACGCCGGTCAGCGCCGGTTCGGCTTCGAGGATGTGGCAAGTCTTGCCACCGGGCGCGCAGCAGGCGTCGAGCACGCGCTGGCCCGGCGCCAGATCAAGCAGATCGGCGGCCAGTTGTGCGGCCTCGTCCTGCACGCTGATCCAGCCCTCGGCGAAGCCCGGCAGGCTGCGTACATCGGCAGCGGATTCGAGGACGATGCCGTCGCGACTGTAGACGCATGGCGTCGCAGCAATGCCAGCGTCCGTCAGC encodes:
- the trkA gene encoding Trk system potassium transporter TrkA, with translation MKIIILGAGQVGGSLAEHLASEANDITVVDTDGERLRDLGDRLDIRTVQGRGSLPSVLRQAGADDADMLVAVTNSDETNMVACQVAHTLFHTPTKIARVREASYLNREEQLFQNEAIPVDVLISPEQVVTNYIKRLIQHPGALQVIDFAEGAAQLVAVRAYYGGPLVGQQLRQLREHMPNVETRVAAIFRRDRPILPQGDTVIEADDEVFFIAARENIRAVMSEMRRLDETYKRIVIAGGGQIGERLAEAIESRYQVKIIEMSPARCRYLSDTLDSTVVLQGSASDRDLLLEENIADADIFLALTNDDEANIMSSLLAKRLGAKKVMTIINNPAYVDLIQGGDIDIAISPQLATIGTLLAHVRRGDIVSVHSLRRGAAEAIEAIAHGDAKSSKVIGKPIEKIGLPPGTTIGAVIRNEQVIIAHDDTVIEAGDHVILFLVDKKHIRDVEKLFHVGLSFF
- the rsmB gene encoding 16S rRNA (cytosine(967)-C(5))-methyltransferase RsmB, which produces MNPRLAAAKALAAVLSGKASLNSSLPTQLDKVEDRDRGFTQDLAFGTARWQPRLSALAEKLLQKPFKAADADVEALLLVGLYQLLYTRVPAHAAIGETVGCADKLKKPWAKGLLNAVLRNAQRESATIFAELERDPVVRTAHPRWLQKSLKAFWPEQWEAICAANNAHPPMILRVNRRHHSRDAYLGLLTDAGIAATPCVYSRDGIVLESAADVRSLPGFAEGWISVQDEAAQLAADLLDLAPGQRVLDACCAPGGKTCHILEAEPALTGVVAVDLEAKRLVRVKENLERLGLNAELIAADGRDTAKWWDGKPFQRILLDAPCSATGVIRRHPDIKLTRQPDDIVALAQLQGELLDAMWKTLEVGGILLYATCSTLPTENTEVIAAFLERTPGARELDLATSAGIKQPHGRQLLAQQGGHDGFYYAKLIKIAAARG